Genomic window (Musa acuminata AAA Group cultivar baxijiao chromosome BXJ1-9, Cavendish_Baxijiao_AAA, whole genome shotgun sequence):
CGCTCGCGGTGTGGAAGAGTCGGACCGCCAACCCGAATCCgacttaattaaaaataaaaaaaatgaaaaatgattCGGCTGCGTTACGTGTCCGACCGCTTCGATGACGAATCCGTGTCTGACACGTGACACGGATATGCCTCTGAATCCAGCGTGTCCTTGCTTCATAGCTGCCACGCATGCGCTTACCCTCGACTTGCTCCTTCACATTCTAGATTTAAACCTCCGATACTATAAGAAATATATCGTCCCCGCCCGTATTTGCCTAATTTAACACTGTAATTTAGTCACTTTCTCAACTTCAAGACTGTAATTTAGTCACAAAATGTCTAATTTAACAAGTAAACAGATTACTTGGAACAGACAATATGAATCAGCATAATACCTGACACCGAATTCCATGAGTTCTATCGACGCCATGAAACTAGTTGCAGAATATTTAGCAGGTCCTACATGCAACACAATGCAGAATTGCAAGTGCATTGCAAGATGTATGTGCTTCTGTCTACTTCAATGACTGAACCTTCTTTCTCGCTAGGAACGTGACTATCCGGGGAAAGAATGATCGTGGCCTCCGTTCTGAGCCAGGCATGGCATTTGTTGTGTTTGATCGTGCCATATGCACCCTCGGACTTCTTGTTTGACTACCTGCTTCACTGGCAATGCTTTCAGTGTCTCCGAGGGCAACAAGGTTCGAAGAATCAGAGAAGCTTCGACGGATGCCACCCAACTTTCTCTGCTGTTCATGATCAGCTCTCCATGTTCGCAACTCCTGCTCCACACCCAGCTTGCCCTCCCTTGCCTTTTTAGCCTTGTCTACTGCAGCTCTTtgtgctttcttcttctccttgatCCTCTTATTTGCTTCCTCCAGTTGTATTAAACTCCTTGACTCAGATTCTTTGGCTGCTTTCATTTGCTCGATGGCAGAAATTACCTTTTTGTTAGCAATCTCCTCGGCTTCGTTGGCTTTCTTGCTCAGTCTGTAGTATTCTTCAATTGGTAGAGTTACTCCATTTGATGAGTCCTCACACTCCATGCTTGCTTGTTCACTTTCTTCCAATGCTTTGACTGCTGAGATAGCCAATTTCTCTGATGCTTTAGCTGCCTCGATCTCCTTAAGAGCAGCACTTAATCTTGTCTCCAGTGTGCTAGCTCCAGCTTTGGCATATTCTGCTTCTTCCTTTGCCTTCCTCAGATCTTCACGTGCCAAGTCAGCTATTAATTTAGCTTGGTCTGCTTCCTCAGCTGCTTGCTGCAGTGCCTTTGGCAGCTCCACCAATTTTTCTCTGGCTTCCTTCTCTCTGATCAAAATTAGCTCTAGTTCAGTGTTTATCCTAGTGAGCTCAGCTTCAAGAGATGAGACTGATGCAGATGCCACGCCTTCCCTCTGTCTCACCGTGGTCAGAGATGCTTTCTCTCTTTCCAGCTCAGACTTTAGTGAAGAAACTGCAACTCTTAAACAGTTGACTTCATCATTAGCGTTCTCAATGTTGAACCTTACTTCCTCGAGTTCCTTTGTGGTTGTCGCTAATGAAGCTTGAACATTTGTTTCTGTCTCATTGATGTCTCCTGTCTGAACTATCGGATTCAGTTCTCCTGCGCTATTGACCTCCAGATTTAGTTTTGACTCCATGTACAAAGCTAGTTCAACTTTTAGACTAACCAGTAATGAAGAAGCTCTATCTAGTTTTGACTTGAGATCATTCGTTGCAAGGAGTTGCTCATTAAGCTGTTGTAATTCACTTTCAGCTTGTTTCATTTCCTTTTCCCAGTTCAATTTATCCTGCTCCAATGCCAAGGCTGCACCAATTCTTTGTTCTTCGGCTTCAAGATGTGCGGAATGAGCAGATTCAAGCAATTCCTTGGTTGTGATGAGCTCGAGTGTTAGGTCCTCAACAGTCTTCTCTAACTTCTTTGATGCAGAAACAGATTCTTTAGCTGTCCTTATTGCAATGTCCTTTTCATGAACTAATAAAACATACCTTCTTTGCATTGACTCCAGCTCTTGCTTTACTGATATCAACTCAGCAACTGCACTTGCATGCCTTTCTTTGGCGACCTCTAGTCGTGTCTTGGCTACAACACTTGAATTATTAGTAATTCCTTTCTCTATTTCTTTCAATCTTAGATCAGCAAGTTCGGAGTCCTGCTTTGCTTGTGCTTCCTGCGTTTCTGCTTTCTCCAGGCTCAGTTTAAGCTCCTCTACCAGTCTCTTTGTATAGTCTAGCTCCTTCAACACTTGTCCTTTAACAACTTCAGCAGCTTCATGCTGTTCTTTGCACGTCGGAATTTCTTCTTGTGCCTTCTTAAGTTCAAATTGGACTTGCTTGCGCCTCTGTGTATAACCAAATGAAACAATTTAGAACCTCCAGTAAAGGAGTTTATGCTAATATATGATACCAGAGGGAGAACACATCAATTATTCTTCTTTCAGAAACTATTGCAAAATCACCACGACAGGATTATCATTGGAATAAGAAGACTCGTCCATATTTACATAATACATATCCAGTAATTTTACTGTTGCTAATGATATCCTTTTTAACATTATAAAAGATATAGCAAGTCCTAAAATTACATAGCTGCTCATTTCTAGATCACAGAAGCAGAGCAAATATTCTATAAAGTTAAAGTAACATTACTACAGAGCATTAAAATACATAATGATGTCAATAAAGCATAACAAGTAATTGAAATTAGTAAAACTGAGTAAAGGACTTCAGGATTCAAGTTAAGCCACAGATCTACTTCAAGTGGATCCTATTATGAGAGAACAATATTATCATCACTGAAAGAAATACTTTGCTATGAGTCatgaaaaaattaatatcaaagataaaagaaaaaaatcaattgCTAGATCAAATGAAATTTACCTCTGTGATCAAGGTCTTCTGTGCTTTCCAATCAGCAATCCCTCCAAACTTTGTTGCAGCCTCTTTAACAGATTCAAAAGGTGCTGTAGTATCAACAAGTACTCGGCTTGCATCATATTTCTTTAAATTCTCTGATACGCCATTTTGTGGTGTCCCAAGCTCATTTGATTCATTGGAAGAATAAGGTGCCAATATTCTATGAACATTGGGTAAATCGACCTTTACACCCTCAAGTTTAATTACTGGTTTATTCACTGATACAACATATCCTCTTTGGTCTAGAGTTGAAGTGTTCAGATCATTAGTAAGAAATGGAATTTTGCCATTCTTGTCTAATGCTCCATGCTGTCGATTACCATTATCCTCTTTAGAATCTGGAGCAGAAGAACCATCTGGTGATGAGAAGGAATTGGCAAGATAAGAGTTTTTTTTGGTGTCCATTGCTTCCTCCATTTGAGGACAGTCTGAGTTATTTTGACCAATTCCTCTGTAAGAAAATAGACGAAGGCTAAGGAGCAAATGACTGAGACCAGAAAAGTTAATAAGAAAATTTACATTAGGATTGTAAATTTGCCATGCATATTTTCTATGATGACCATACAAAGGAAATTTGAAGTTACTTAGCATCAACTAGAAGCATGAATTTATGATATTTGGTGATTGAAATTCATACAATAGATAATTATGTGATAGCCACCAAACCATATAAGATCATTTGTAATTTGAATAAAATAGTTCAAAGAGCAAGCAGAATCACAATCCACTCAAATTTCACAGGCACATGCATCATGTGTGTCTAAAAGCCAACAGAAATGAATCATTGCTAATGAAAGAGAATTGATGATATATCAGTGGTACATGGATATAGATATAATTGTATAAAAGTGGGCAATATTTTACATTTCCCCGACACATGAAAGATGACACAGAAAATGTAGATAGATCAGGAATGTGTGAATATTAACTATCATAGCTTTgtctttattttgataaattactTAAGATTGTAGATTGTAGTCCTTCAATTGAACATGGAAGCGAGTCTGTAGTCCTTCACTTAAACGTAGCAAGCAAGATTCATTTGCTTTCCTAAGAGGCCTCTCTTCATGAACTTCTCCAAATGTCCACTCGTATATGTAATATGATATCATTACATCCTTCTCATAACCTATTGCAACAACATAGGACATGTTAAGTTGTGGACTTATGAATCAGTAGTAATTGGACAAGGACAGATACTTCACCTAAGATCTTCATTCCATATATGAAGTTAAGCTCATGGATATGATGTGTCTATTAATATTTAATGAGATGACAATTAATTAACATGATGTAACTTATATTGGCCTTTGTAGTTCCCCTTGATGGCATTTTTAAACAAAGGAGGCATAGTACAAGGTCTTGAGAAGAAAAATATACTCAACTAGATAAATACAGTATTCATTTATTAGGAAATAAACCTTCAAAAAGTTCTAGTAGAATTATGTGTTTAAAAGAGTAAGGAATAAGGTGTATCCACTCTTGAGGTATATAAATCAAAACCATTGTCAAACAGAAGTTCAAATTATGTGTATATACTATACTGTCGCCAAGCGAGATTAATTTAGACACAGAATGTTCCctcgagaaagaaaaagaaaaggaaaagaagtgaaTCTTTAGCTTTTGACAATCTGTAACAGCAGTGATGTTGCAGTTCTTGAAGCACCTAAAAGTGAGAAACTTTTCGACTCAAATTTGACTTCTTAAAATCAATTAGGAGGATTGAAAACTAAGAAGTAACTTAACATGCAAACAATGAACGCCTTAATTCAAAGAAACATTTAGGAGGATAAATCTAAAgttcaaaaaaaagaagaaataggaATCCAATGAAGTTCGTCAGAATATATTCCGCAATGATTAATATTGCATCCGCAACTAATACGACATTATTAAGAACATACAGCACTAacaatattaaatataaagcgaGAAGAACAGAAAGAAGGAAAACTCACAGGAAGTTTTTGTTTCCACTTTCAACTCCTCCGTCAGGAGATCTGGGAGCAAAATGTGGTTGCTGGATTGCACAAGAAGggagagaaggggaggagaagtcATCTTTGAGATCAGCGGACGCCTCAGAACTCTCTCTATTCCAAGTCTGCCTCTGCCTCTGGGCCATGAATATTTTATCCTTTTCTTATGGCTTACAAGCTCCTCCTTTTATTCGCACACTGAATTCGCGATTTGTTCGAGGTGTTACGAATCCACCATCTCATAATATCTTTTAGAGTATATGGATCAGAAATGACATCGAAATCGGGAGAGGCATTTCACGAATAAAACAAAAGTATACTTCCATATTGAGATGAAGCGAGGCAAAGGAGAGGCCAGGCGTTATGATCGGTCTTTGTCCTGTTCCAACGTAAGGTGCCTATGGTTTCTGGCCATGCGGAGTACAGGTACAGCAGCGCAATAGCTCGGAATTTGATCCGATCCGTCAGCGGACCTGACCCATCGGGTTGACGGGTCAACCCGATCCGTCTCCCTGAAGCCATCCCCGGCGATCGAGGCAAAGTTGACGACGGAGAACGGCAAGGAGGAGGGCATCGGTAAAGTGGGAGGGAGCTGAGGGCGACTTCGGGCGCCAGTCGACGAAGACGGGAGGGGGCGGAATAATGGTCGGCACGAGGCACGGTAGTGGCAATAGCGGTACTGGCGGCGGAAGGGGCCGAAGAAGCGGAcagtggaggaggaggaatgTCGTCTAAAAAATCTTGGCCCCTATTTGACCTAACGGGTCAAGGGGACGACCGAACCCCGACCCGTTTCAGTAACCCACCAAGCCTTTAACAGGATCCGACCCGTATGACCGATTTCTTCTTAAGCGGACATTTGAACATTAGTCCCGTCGGTGGATGCGTGCATAGattatacatgatgatgtgtAATATGATGATAGAAAGGTAGGAATCAGATCAGTTCACGTCAGTCAAATTGTCCAATTCTTTCATCAATTCCAttaaattatgaaatatgatCGTTAACATTTATTTATATGCGATACTAAAGTGAGATTTCTTTTTCGTAACAAAATTAGGGTAATGGTTCTCCTATTGTTCTCTCATTGACTTCATGTCATGCATGTTAGTGGCCTTAACTTGAGAATTGAAAGGGTGGTAGCAACAAGAAGAATTGAAGCCAAGCAGAAATGTTCAATACAAGGAGCTGATAAGACGGGTTTTGAAACTGATGCAAGCAATCCATAGAATCCGATAAAAAGTGTTGACTTGTATTACAGATGCCAATGGCAAACATAtgctaaagaaagaaagaaaacctcGATGCAGTTTAATTTACAGACATCGAGTCACATTATATTACGAATTCCTGATAGAAGCTTTGTCACAATTCTATGCCTAATTATTTGTAAAACATAAATCATATTATAGGTAAAAGACTTGCAATTTGATAACAGAAATGGCAATTCAAGTCAACACTGAAATGGGGCACACAGGATTTAATCCGAGTGAGAATGCTTCCACTAAAAAGATCTGAAGCAGCATGACATAAATTTAAATTCCGTTGTCCATGTTCTATAAAAGGATCAAGCAAAAACAAACAAAGAGGATAACACAGTCCTTTTCTTAACATTCCTGCACAAACAAGATGACACACCAATTGAAATTTCAGTAGTGTTTTGATGATACTCATGAAAAATTTGTGCTGaaacaacaaaagaaataaaATGCAAATAATAAAGTGGCATATGGAAGATGAACTTCATTATCACTATAAAGtccattatatgtcaaaagatatAAAAGATACTATTAGCTAACATATGATAGGAAGGTAGATGATGGCATGTGATGTCACTTATCATGCACAACCAACAGTATTCTAAAAGAACAAGCCCTTGGTAGCTCAAGAAACCTTTCGACTCCATTGTTATAGACATCTTGATATTAAAACCACTAGCTGGATCTGCATGACCACAATCAACCATAATTGACAACCACTGTTATGAGTGTCAAATGATGTGATTATAATTTCAAGCTCATTCCATCATCCAGTGTTCTAGTCCTCTGTCATTGGAGACACAGATCATTGGTTAGTCAAGATTAAAGAAACTATCCCTCCATCTGAGTCACAGTTCAACCCATAAATTATTTTCCTCGGCGTACCACAATATTCTTATTTCATATCACACATGCCTCACTCATACCCAATGATACTGCCATCGATAACACAGATGATTAAACTAACTCATCTCTGTCCCTAACTCAAACACTTCAACCAATTAAACCTGGAAGATGCAGGAGTTTTGCGAGTCCTATGATTCTTTTCTTGGAAAAGTAAGTTTAAAGAAGTCGATTACTCCCAAAACAGTAACACTCTAATCTAGCAACAAGCATCAAGTAATCAACAAAAACATTAACTATGCCATCGAAAAGATCAAGTTTTTAAGACTTCTAGAACACTATcctatatttaaaatatagttcTGTGTCTTATTACATATTTACGTGACTA
Coding sequences:
- the LOC103999164 gene encoding protein WEAK CHLOROPLAST MOVEMENT UNDER BLUE LIGHT 1-like isoform X2, with translation MAQRQRQTWNRESSEASADLKDDFSSPSLPSCAIQQPHFAPRSPDGGVESGNKNFLGIGQNNSDCPQMEEAMDTKKNSYLANSFSSPDGSSAPDSKEDNGNRQHGALDKNGKIPFLTNDLNTSTLDQRGYVVSVNKPVIKLEGVKVDLPNVHRILAPYSSNESNELGTPQNGVSENLKKYDASRVLVDTTAPFESVKEAATKFGGIADWKAQKTLITERRKQVQFELKKAQEEIPTCKEQHEAAEVVKGQVLKELDYTKRLVEELKLSLEKAETQEAQAKQDSELADLRLKEIEKGITNNSSVVAKTRLEVAKERHASAVAELISVKQELESMQRRYVLLVHEKDIAIRTAKESVSASKKLEKTVEDLTLELITTKELLESAHSAHLEAEEQRIGAALALEQDKLNWEKEMKQAESELQQLNEQLLATNDLKSKLDRASSLLVSLKVELALYMESKLNLEVNSAGELNPIVQTGDINETETNVQASLATTTKELEEVRFNIENANDEVNCLRVAVSSLKSELEREKASLTTVRQREGVASASVSSLEAELTRINTELELILIREKEAREKLVELPKALQQAAEEADQAKLIADLAREDLRKAKEEAEYAKAGASTLETRLSAALKEIEAAKASEKLAISAVKALEESEQASMECEDSSNGVTLPIEEYYRLSKKANEAEEIANKKVISAIEQMKAAKESESRSLIQLEEANKRIKEKKKAQRAAVDKAKKAREGKLGVEQELRTWRADHEQQRKLGGIRRSFSDSSNLVALGDTESIASEAGSQTRSPRVHMARSNTTNAMPGSERRPRSFFPRIVTFLARKKVQSLK
- the LOC103999164 gene encoding protein WEAK CHLOROPLAST MOVEMENT UNDER BLUE LIGHT 1-like isoform X1; translation: MAQRQRQTWNRESSEASADLKDDFSSPSLPSCAIQQPHFAPRSPDGGVESGNKNFLHLLLSLRLFSYRGIGQNNSDCPQMEEAMDTKKNSYLANSFSSPDGSSAPDSKEDNGNRQHGALDKNGKIPFLTNDLNTSTLDQRGYVVSVNKPVIKLEGVKVDLPNVHRILAPYSSNESNELGTPQNGVSENLKKYDASRVLVDTTAPFESVKEAATKFGGIADWKAQKTLITERRKQVQFELKKAQEEIPTCKEQHEAAEVVKGQVLKELDYTKRLVEELKLSLEKAETQEAQAKQDSELADLRLKEIEKGITNNSSVVAKTRLEVAKERHASAVAELISVKQELESMQRRYVLLVHEKDIAIRTAKESVSASKKLEKTVEDLTLELITTKELLESAHSAHLEAEEQRIGAALALEQDKLNWEKEMKQAESELQQLNEQLLATNDLKSKLDRASSLLVSLKVELALYMESKLNLEVNSAGELNPIVQTGDINETETNVQASLATTTKELEEVRFNIENANDEVNCLRVAVSSLKSELEREKASLTTVRQREGVASASVSSLEAELTRINTELELILIREKEAREKLVELPKALQQAAEEADQAKLIADLAREDLRKAKEEAEYAKAGASTLETRLSAALKEIEAAKASEKLAISAVKALEESEQASMECEDSSNGVTLPIEEYYRLSKKANEAEEIANKKVISAIEQMKAAKESESRSLIQLEEANKRIKEKKKAQRAAVDKAKKAREGKLGVEQELRTWRADHEQQRKLGGIRRSFSDSSNLVALGDTESIASEAGSQTRSPRVHMARSNTTNAMPGSERRPRSFFPRIVTFLARKKVQSLK